The stretch of DNA ATCGTCGAAATCCGCAAGCCGGAAGTCGATGCGCGTCTCGTCGCGCAGGGCATCGCCGATCAGCTCGAGCGTCGTATCGCCTTCCGTCGCGCCATGAAGCGTGCGGTTCAGTCGGCGATGCGTCTCGGTGCCGAGGGCATCCGGGTGAACTGCGGTGGCCGTCTTGGCGGCGCCGAGATCGCACGGTCGGAGAGCTATCGTGAGGGTCGGGTTCCGCTGCATACGCTGCGCGCGAACATCGATTATGCCGAGGCTACGGCGCACACGTCTTATGGCGTTTGCGGCGTGAAGGTCTGGGTCTTCAAGGGCGAGATTCTCGGCAACGATCCGACGTCGTACGACCGCATCATGATGGAGGCTCAGACCTCCGGCGTGCGGCCGCAGCGCGACGATCGTCGCTAAGGGGCAGGAACAGACATGCT from Sphingomonas faeni encodes:
- the rpsC gene encoding 30S ribosomal protein S3, translated to MGQKSNPIGLRLQINRTWDSRWYAEGADYGRLLLEDLKIRAFIMKTLPQAAISKVVIERPAKLARISIFAARPGVIIGKKGADIEKLRSTIGKMTSSTVSLNIVEIRKPEVDARLVAQGIADQLERRIAFRRAMKRAVQSAMRLGAEGIRVNCGGRLGGAEIARSESYREGRVPLHTLRANIDYAEATAHTSYGVCGVKVWVFKGEILGNDPTSYDRIMMEAQTSGVRPQRDDRR